From the Pyrenophora tritici-repentis strain M4 chromosome 5, whole genome shotgun sequence genome, the window CCAGAGTCTGCCACCAGCCGATGTTGCTAGCCACACGGATCAGCTGCTTCTCCACACAAGAGCTGCAATGACGCACTTGGCCACCGAAATCCGTAATTTCGGCCTTGAAGTGCTCGAATGGTTATTGGGAGTTGCTGGTGACGAAGTAGTCAGCTGTGCTGGAGGTTGGGTGAAGATGCTAAAATGCTTTctcagcttgctcggttGGCAAAGTGAAGCATCGAGCAAATGGTCAACCGGCAAGTCGTACGGGAAAGCTGATACGAAGATGCAAGTCAAGCAAATGAATGCATTGACTTCATTCCTCCGCGCCGGGCTTTCCCACGCGCAGATCACAGCTTCCATTGATATCAACGGCAACGATTTCCCGCTTTGGCACACGCAGCATCACGTCATTTCGGAACGATCGAATGTCTATGCTCACCTCAACTTGTTTGGCGCTGCGAGAGACGAGGAAGCCGAGATGTACGAGGACCGTGAAGACCGACAAAGACTGTTTCACGATCGAGCAGAAGCTGCCATCGTTGCAGGGCTGGAGCAAGCCACCAAAGCTGGTGGCGAGATAGGACGTGCAGCCGCACAGATTCGAAAGGTCGTCAAGGAAGGCATGGCAGACTTCTATCGAGAAGAATCGATGCCTTGATTGAAGATGTGTCTGCCTGATCGCTGCCAGACGTACGCTTAAGAACGACGCGGTTTCATCTAGGTCCGGGATTATTGAGTTTGCTGGATTATGGCAAATCCTAACAGCAGAGGACATCAAATAGCCGACAGGAGAGACATAAGGTGTGAGTCTCGAATCCACCGGACGGCACATCATGTAACGCATTGCCAGAAGGGACTGCGAATACTTTTCGGGGACGGAGGGTGATATTCTCGGCTGGAATGCTGACGATCGGAGCACCAAAGAGCTGTGAAAGTGCCCGTCACCCATACCGGTTCGTGAACTCAAACGGTACGGCAAGACACAAGAACTAATCTCTCCCTTCAATATTGGGGAAAGGGGCAGAAAAACACGAAATCTCGCGAACAAGCCTAAGCTATGGAAGTTGGCATCATCTAGGTATGGATACCAAAGGCGAGCAAAGCCAGA encodes:
- a CDS encoding rRNA processing protein Ipi1, which codes for MTHLATEIRNFGLEVLEWLLGVAGDEVVSCAGGWVKMLKCFLSLLGWQSEASSKWSTGKSYGKADTKMQVKQMNALTSFLRAGLSHAQITASIDINGNDFPLWHTQHHVISERSNVYAHLNLFGAARDEEAEMYEDREDRQRLFHDRAEAAIVAGLEQATKAGGEIGRAAAQIRKVVKEGMADFYREESMP